One genomic region from Bacteroidia bacterium encodes:
- a CDS encoding sulfite exporter TauE/SafE family protein, which translates to MEIIGYAATLLIGISLGLTGSGGSILMMPILVYLFKLDFLQATGYSLFVVGLTSLVGVVKYSNQKHINLVTSLIFGIPSLLLVSITRKYIVPQIPSTIYLTESMSINRDFILMIFFATLMIAASLRFIRKPQTETLKNSPNSPVSWIKLAIVGMVVGFLTGLLGIGGGFLIIPALVSFAYIDMKKAVGTSLLLITVNSIAGFLSQNNLMNIDWRFLMIVSSISILGMLIGSGFVKRINSQQLKVGFGWFILSVGIFILVKEIVYS; encoded by the coding sequence ATGGAAATAATAGGCTACGCAGCAACTCTTTTAATTGGAATTTCATTGGGCTTAACAGGGAGCGGAGGAAGTATCTTAATGATGCCCATTCTAGTTTATCTTTTCAAATTGGACTTTCTACAAGCAACAGGTTATTCCCTGTTTGTGGTAGGTCTGACCAGCTTGGTAGGTGTAGTAAAATACTCTAACCAAAAACATATTAACCTCGTAACAAGCCTTATATTTGGAATTCCTTCATTGCTACTTGTAAGTATAACCCGAAAATACATAGTACCTCAAATACCCTCAACTATTTATTTGACTGAAAGCATGTCCATAAACAGAGATTTTATTTTAATGATATTTTTTGCTACCTTGATGATAGCTGCTTCATTAAGATTTATCCGTAAACCCCAAACAGAAACTTTGAAAAACTCACCAAACTCCCCCGTATCTTGGATAAAACTTGCCATAGTAGGTATGGTAGTGGGCTTTTTGACGGGATTACTAGGCATCGGAGGAGGTTTCTTAATTATCCCTGCGCTAGTAAGTTTTGCATACATAGACATGAAAAAAGCCGTTGGAACATCTTTGCTGCTTATTACTGTCAATTCAATAGCAGGCTTTTTGAGCCAAAATAACCTCATGAATATAGATTGGCGCTTTTTAATGATAGTCAGCAGCATTTCTATTCTTGGAATGCTCATTGGTAGCGGATTCGTTAAAAGAATTAACTCACAACAGCTTAAAGTAGGCTTTGGTTGGTTTATTTTAAGCGTGGGAATTTTTATTCTTGTCAAAGAAATTGTATATTCGTAA